GAGCCCCTTTCCTGAATGATGCAATCACTATCAACAGCCAAATCGTGTCGAGGCAAAGCAAACATCACAGCAGTCACAAAGAGTGTTGTCAACAGGGATGCGCTCCCGATGATAACTGAAGCAGCCACAGCATCTGCAGAGCCTATACCCAAATGCCCAAGCACCAGTAAAGACGCAACTTCCCTGGGCCCCCACCCCCCGACACTAATCGGCATGCTTGCAGCGAAGCTAATGACCGCAGCGGCAGCAAGCAATTTCAGCACGCCGGCCGTTGGGACAATCGATGTTAAGACCACGACAAAGGATGCCAGCATCGCCAGCAGAGCAAGAAACGTAATAAATATGTCCTGAAAAAGTTTTAAGAGATATCTCCAGGTCAACATGCCAGAAAAAAGTTTTTTCTCAAAACTCCCTCTTCCGACGAACGCACTGACCGCGCCACCGCCACAAACGATAAGGGTCACTTGACCCAAGGAAAGCTCTCCAATGAATTGGCCAACGAGCTGTTCGCCAAAGACATACACAGCTCCGAAAGTAGCAAGACCCCCACTGATAAGAGCCAACAATCCACGTTCATATGCTACCAACGCCGAATTTACAGCCGGAGCAATACCAATTTTATGGAAAACGGCCTGACGTCCCGCTACTTGTGCCAGCAGCGGAACAAAGAATAGACCTGCGGCATAACCCGCCATATTCGCCCGCGCAGTTACGTCAAATGGCAGATGGATGCCAAAATGCACCGTCACTCGCCAGGAACGGAACAGCACCAATAAAAGATTGAGCGTAAGCAACGCAAACAGACTAGCCCAGGTTCCCACGGAAAGATGGCTAAGGCGGTGTGCGACTTCATATGGCCCAACCCACCAAAACACCAGAAAAAGAACGATGAGCGTACAACCGAAAGTTATTGCGCGTTTTGCTGACATTAAAATTACCTCAAAATCCCGATAGAAACGGCAGCTGAGTTATTTCTTCACAAAATCCCACCACGCCTCCCACATCAACACATCCCACAGGTAATACGCCCAGTTGCGCCGGCCCGAAAGATGCTCCGCCCATTGTCTGCGCACGGGCTCGGGGTTGAGAAAACCTTCGCGTTTGAGCCGTGCTTCGGACAGCAAATCCTCCGCCCACTCCCGCAGCGGCCCGCGCAGCCACTGATCCAGCGGCACGCCGAAGCCCATCTTGGGCCTTTCCATCAATTCCCTCGGGACATGCTTATAAAGCACCTGGCGCAGCAGCCACTTGGACTGGCCATCGCGAATCTTCATGGAAAGCGGCAGCTGCCAGGCGAATTCCACCACGCGGTGGTCCAAAAGCGGCACGCGGGTTTCCAGGCTCACGCCCATCGCCGCACGATCCACCTTGACCAGGATGTCGTCGGGTAGATAGGTGAGCTGGTCGAGGAACATCATCACGTCCTCGAAAGGCTGATCTCCGCGCGCAAGACGTGCGGGCCACTCGTCGCGGCGGGAAAGAATCGTCTCGGGCTCGGTGGCGCCCAGCACCAGCTCCTCGGCCGGATGCTTCCAGTGGGAGACCAGATAGCGATACACCGCCTCAAGAGAATCCAGCGCCACGAGCTCGGCCAGCTTGTGCATCTTGTCGCCCGCGAGCTTGACCCTAAGCCGACGCGGCAACACTGGCTGGAGCAAGCCAAACAAGCGGTTCCAGGCCTGCGGGGAGGGGGCAGTCGTCACCGCGGCCAGCGCCCGACGCAGTGGCATGGGCATCCGGCCCAGCCGCTTCCACAGCGCGCGCGTCCAGAAATAGCGGTTGTAGCCTCCAAAGAGCTCATCGCCCCCGTCGCCCGAAAGGCTCACCGTCACGTGCTGGCGTGCCAGTTGCGCCACCAGGAAGGTGGGGATTTGTGAGGAATCGGCAAACGGCTCGTCGTAAAGCGCGGGCAGATGCGGAATGACCGCCATCGCCTCATCGGGTGTGACGTAAAGCTCCGTGTGCTCGGTGCCCAGATGACGCGCTACCGCCTTGGCGTGCTCGGCTTCGTTGTAGTCCCCCTCATGGAAACCGATGGTGAAGGTCTTCACCGGCCGACTCGATTGCGCCTGCATCAGCGCCACAATGGTGGTTGAGTCGATGCCGCCCGACAAGAATGCGCCCAAAGGCACATCCGCCAGCATCTGCCCGGTGATGGATTGCTTGAGCAGGCGTTCCAACGCCTCTGCGGCCTCGGCATCCGTGCCCACGAAGGGCTCACGAAGCCCCGCCTCCACCGCATTCGCCACGCGCCAGTAAGCTTTGACCTCCCCTCTCCCACCGGGAGATGGGTTGGGGGTGAGGGCAACTCCCCTCTCCCCCGGGGAGAGGGGCTGGGGGTGAGGGCCACTCCCCTCTCCCCCTGGGAGAGGGGTTGGGGGTGAGGGCAACCCCCCTCTCCCGGCGGGAGAGGGGTTGGGGGGTGGGGGCCGCAAATCGAACTGCACATAACACCCCGGCGGCAACTTCCAGATGTTCTCGTAAATGCTCCACGGCGCGGGCACATAGTTGTGGCGCATGAAGAGCGCCAGCGCACGGCGCTCGATGCCGTTGTCGAAGC
This genomic interval from Sulfuricystis multivorans contains the following:
- a CDS encoding asparagine synthase-related protein, which translates into the protein MELRAFARQLRREATDAERLMWYLLRDRRLAGRKFRRQHPVPPYVLDFYCAELKLAIELDGGQHAERFERDAQREAYLAEHGIRVLRFWNHEVLSQTEAVLEAIWREVAPSPLVPLPGGEESGPHPQPLSQGERGVALTPNPSPGGRGEWPSPPTPLPAGEGGAWRGHSDTETLLAYFEAWGVEETLKRAVGMFALALWDRETRTLTLARDRMGEKPLYYGWVRGALVFGSELKALRAFPGFDNGIERRALALFMRHNYVPAPWSIYENIWKLPPGCYVQFDLRPPPPNPSPAGRGGLPSPPTPLPGGEGSGPHPQPLSPGERGVALTPNPSPGGRGEVKAYWRVANAVEAGLREPFVGTDAEAAEALERLLKQSITGQMLADVPLGAFLSGGIDSTTIVALMQAQSSRPVKTFTIGFHEGDYNEAEHAKAVARHLGTEHTELYVTPDEAMAVIPHLPALYDEPFADSSQIPTFLVAQLARQHVTVSLSGDGGDELFGGYNRYFWTRALWKRLGRMPMPLRRALAAVTTAPSPQAWNRLFGLLQPVLPRRLRVKLAGDKMHKLAELVALDSLEAVYRYLVSHWKHPAEELVLGATEPETILSRRDEWPARLARGDQPFEDVMMFLDQLTYLPDDILVKVDRAAMGVSLETRVPLLDHRVVEFAWQLPLSMKIRDGQSKWLLRQVLYKHVPRELMERPKMGFGVPLDQWLRGPLREWAEDLLSEARLKREGFLNPEPVRRQWAEHLSGRRNWAYYLWDVLMWEAWWDFVKK